The genomic segment GACCTTGAGATTCGGCAATAGACGGCGCAGCCGGGCATAGTCGCGGCCCAACTCGGCGGGGTTGCCGGCATCGAGTTCCTCGGCTTCGTCAAGCTCTGCGTGGCTGAGGCGGGAGGCATTGGCGCGTACGCCGCCGATCCTTTTCAACCAGCCGGAGCCGGCTTCGAGCGCGTCGCGGAAGTGGTCGGGATGCGCGCAGTTGACCATGAAGTAGGCCGCGGCACAGTCGGTGCGGGCATCGGTTTCCTCGAAGGCCCGGCCAAGTGGGGTGCCGTCGGGCAGATGGCCGTCCGTTTCCACGGTGTAGGCCACGACGACCGGCAGGCCGACTTTTTTCGCCGCCCGGATCACGCCGACACCTTCGGCCACGGTCGAAAGCGTCACGGCGGTCACCATGTCGACATCGGTCTGGGCAAACCAGCCGATCTGTTCGGCGTGGTAGCGCTCGGCTTCGGCCGCGGTCATGGCGCTATCTGGCCGATAGCCATCTCCCCGCGGGCCGATATTGCCCGAGATCACCATCGGCCGTACCGAACCGGCCGCACCACGCAGGTCGGACAGGAACCCGATGGCCGCGCGGTTGATCCGCGCCAGGTCTTCGGGGGAATGGCCCAGCTGGGCGCCCCAATCGCGGCTGGCCCGCCAAGTCGGCGCTTCCAGCACGAAACCGGTGCCGTGGTCCGCGGCGATGCTGATATGGCGGCGATAGTAGCGCGTCAGCGTTTCGCGTCCTTCGGGGGTTTCCATCAGCGGATAGGCGGCGAAGGCCGGCAGATCGAGACCGTCGTGGAAGATCAGCGTCGTTTCCAGGCCGGAATCGGTCAGCATCAAGCTGTTGTCGAACTGGGGAAGATTATTGCGATACGTCGTCATTTGGGTCACCATAGGTTAGGGTTTCGAAGCAGGGTCGGTCTCTGCGGCGGCAGACCGGTCACCTCACCGAGGGGGTCGATCCGCGGCAGGCCAAACAGGCGGGTTACCAGGCCGTGCCATTTGCGCGGCCTTGGCGTTCCGGACATGCGGCCGGAACCTGGTCTTGAATTGAAGTGAATCATGTGTCGGCTCTTTGAATTTGTCTGATGAGCCGGCTTTTGCCCGGTCGGCGTGAATTTCTCCGGGTCTCCATGCGTGAAAGGTGCGTGAAAATGGGTCTCCGGCTTGAATGTCTTGGCGGCTTCGCGATGACACAGGACGGCGAAAGGGTGGCATTGAGCCCCCGCAAGCCCCGGATGCTGGCCGGACTTCTTGCCGTGGCGCGGCGGCGAACGATGTCCCGCCAGCGCCTTGCCGCCTTGCTCTGGGAAGACAGCGACGGCGAACAGGCGAGGGTAAGCCTGCGTCAGGCGCTGGCCCAGATACGTCGCGCCGCGGGCGATGGCTGGATCGAGGCAGAGGGCGACGACCTGCGCCTTGGCCCGGGCGTGGCTACCGATCTCGACGCGTTCCACGACGCGCTGGCGCGCAATGATCCGGCCGAGGCGGTGCGCCTGTATCGCGGGCCGTTCCTGGAGGGGCTCGAGGCGAATACCTCCGATCTCGCGCAGGCTCTCGCGGAGCATCGCGCAAGGCTCGCGACCCTGGTCACGGATGCCCTGTCGCAGGAGCTTGAGCGGATGGGAGACAGCCCTGATGCCGCGGCGCTGGCACACCGGTTGCTGGGACACGATCCGCTGAACGAGGCGGCACACCGGCGGCTGATGAAGCTGGACGCCGCGCGCGGCATGCGCGGGGCGGTGAGGTCACGGTTCAACGATTTGGAGGCCGCGCTGCGGCGTAACCTGGGTACCGCCCCCGCGCCCGAGACGCGCGCGCTTTATGACCGGCTGCGCCGAGGGGGAGGTGTTGCGTCCCAGGCGCCCGGACCGGAAGCCATGGATGCAGCGGGCGGCGCGCACACGCCCGACACGACCCTCCTGCTGCTGTGCATGGAGGCGGACGGCACGCCGGATTTTGACTTGCTGCGTGAAACGGCCTGCGCCAATGGCGCGGTCGAGCTCGAGGCGCGACCGGGCGAAGTGGCGTTCGTCTTCACCGGCCGGCCGTTGCACGATGTTGCCAACACCGCCCTCAAATTGGCCGCGGATGCAGGACCAAACCTTTCCTTCGGGCTGACTGCACCGGAAACCGCGGACCCCGCGACATCCCGCGCATTCCTGCAGGCCAGGCGTGTGGCGGCGATGGCGGAACCTGGTGATATTCTCGTTGTTGCGGACCTGGCACCGCGCCTCGGGCTGGCCGTCGAAATCGGCCAGCGCGCCGTGTCGCTGCAACGAGGCGCCACGCGAAAGCGCCCCGACCTCCCGATCATCGGACGGGATACCGAGCTGGCGCAGATCAAAGCCGCGACTTCGGCGGCGCAGATCGCCGGATCCGGTTTGACGATCCATCTGAGCGGTGAAGCCGGGATCGGAAAGAGCAGGCTGGCCGCAGAAATTGCGCGAAGTGGTCGGCAATCCGGGATGCGCATCGCGGTGGCGGGGTTCGACGCCTTCTCTCCCGGATCGCGCCACCTGGCACAGAGGATCATGGCCGCACTGCCGGAGCTTCCACGGCCGGAAGAGCTACCCTCGATTGATCGTGCCGTATGGTCGTGGCTTTGCGATGCGGAGATCGGCAACGAGGTCGAGTTGCGGTTGAGTGCACTTTCCCCCGAGTCGCAGCAGGCGCGGATCGTCGACGTTCTAGCCGCCGCCCTGACCCGGGCGGCGCAGCCTTCCGGTCTCCTCATCGTCATCGAGGACTGCCACTGGAGGCCCATGGGTGCCGGAGACTTCATCCTAGAGCTCGTGAAGAAACTTCAGAACAGCCCCGCCGTCGTTCTGCTGACGGAACGTCCCGGGCCTCGGAGCCTGGACCGCCGGCTTGCGGTGCGCGGCTTGTCCGCACTGGTTCGCGTCACGCTTCCGCCCTTGCCGGAGGCGGTGGCGCGCGACCTGGTCCGGGCGGTGGCGCCCGGCAACAATGCCCCCGAAGCAGCCATCGAACGGGCCGCCGGGCACCCTCTGTTCCTTATCCGCCTGCTCGAAGCAAACTGGACCGATGGCGCCCTGCCGACGAGCGTCGCGGAACTGGTGCAGGAGCAGGTCGAAAGGCTGCCCGAAGCCGAGCGGGGTGGATTGCGGCAGGCCGCGATACTGGGAGCGAGTTTCGATCCGGCCGATGCCGCCGCGATTTTTCCTGAAACCGCGAGACTTCGCCCAAGCGGAGATCTGCTGCACGAGACTGAAGCCGGGCTTGCCTTCGGTCACGATCTCGTCCACCTTGCGATCTACGAGGCCATCCCGGAGGACACACGGCAGGACTGGCATGCGCGTGCGGCGGCGTATTTCCGTGGGGGCGATCCGCTGCGGTGGGCCGATCACGCGCTGCGGGCGGCGGATGACGCCGATGCCGGGCATGCCGCCGTCGCGGCGGCGAATGCCATGGTCACCGCGCGCCGTTTTTCGGCCGCCTTTCCCTATATCGAGAAAGGTCTTGCCCGCGATGGCGACCCCGAAGCGCACGCCGAACTGCACTCCTGCCGCGCCAGCATCCGTCGCACCCGGGGCGATATGGCCGGGGCGCTGGAGGATTACCGCACCGCACATGCCCTCGCCACCAGGGCCGAAACACGCGTTGCCATGCTGACGCGCCAGGCGCTCGTTCTGCACCGGCTCGGCCAGGGGGACGAGGCCGACCTGGCGCTGGACGCGGCCGAAGAGATCGCCGATTCCATCGGTCTTGCCGGCCCTGTCCGTGCGGAAATACATGAACAGCGCGGCAACCGCGCGTTCGTGCGGGGGGATCATGCGGCCTGCATGGCACATCACACGGCGGCGCTTGCCGCGGCCGAGATTGCTGGCGATCCGCGCGGCATAGCCCGCGGCCACGGTGGCATCGGTGATGCGGCCTATGCCGCCGGCCGGTTCACCACCGCGTATGGCCATTTCACCAAGGCCATCGAAACAGCCGAACGTGCTGGCCTCGGGCTCGTGCGGGAAGAGTACATGTTCATGCGGGCCTTCTCGCTGTTCTTCGCCGATCCCGGTCCGCAAGCCTTTCTGCTGGCCGACGTCGCCGTCGACAGCGCGGTCCAATGCGGCGCCGCCCGAACGGAGCTGATCGCCCGCGAGATACGGGCGGAAATGCGCACAGCCAATGGTGATCTGATTGGCCTCGAGGAAGACCTGGTCGCGATTTCCAAACTTGCCACGGCACGGGGCGAAACCCGGTTCATGAAGGATGTGCAGACGCTGTATGCCTATCTCCACATGCGCCGGGGCGACCTTCGGACGGCGAGAGAGTATATCGAGCCGTTGCTCGAGGATGCCTGTTCCGACGCCTATATCGGCGGCAAGATATTGGGTCTCGCAGCCTTGCTGGCAGAAGACCGCGATACTCGGGATGACTGGATTGCAAAGGGACGGGAGTGCCTGGCGCGCGGCTCTCTCGCGCATTCGGTTTTCTGGTATCACGCCAGCGTTCTCGAACGCGCAGTGATGGATGGCGACAAAGCATTGGCGAGGGAAGAGATCGATGCGATGTTTGCTTTCGCAGCGAAAGAGCCGATCGGGATCATGTCGCTCTACATACGCACCGCCGAGCTTCTCCTGTGGCCCTCATCCGACGCGGATCGCCAAACCCATGCGGATGTCGTCCGGGCCGCTTGTCTTGAGGATTGCGCCCAGATCCTGCTCCGTCCGGAGCGGGATTACGCCAGACCGTGAGGGTGACAGGCTGCGTTGCCTGTTCGCGAAGGCGCCACCGGCGCAGGATCGTCGCGGGCTCCCGCTGAAGTTATCCGCTCGCGCAACAGGTCGTTTACGAGTCTGACACCAGGCCAGCGGCCAAGGCGACGCTGTGTGAGGTCGGGATCCAGGCCATGCTGTCACGTGTACCGTGCCGAGCCGCGCCATTCGGCCAAGGCGACGGCACGGTTTCGTTTGAATTGGCGCCAGCAGTCGTGACGTCTTTCCAAAGACTTTGCATGTGCCGGAAATGCAGCGTCGCCAGCTCTCGTCGTCGGAAGGTCAGGTCCGAGTTCTCGGCTCGAGTCAGGGCTGCTTTTGCGTTACCCTTCAATGGCATGCGCTGTAATGACTTGCGCGGTCATCAGGTCGAGTTGCGAAGCGCCCGCATTCTTGAACATCGAGATGTCGTCTGGCCCCGGCAAGGCACAACGGCCCTGGCACAGGTCGTAGAGATCGCCGAGCACATCCTCGCGGGTGATGACCCCGGCCTCGATCGCCTGTGTGAAATCACCCGATTTTTCGATCGCAGACGGATCATCGACGTAGAGCTTGGCGCGGGTGAGCAGCGTGTCGTCCCCCTCGCGCATTTCAGGACGGAACGAGCCGATCAGCCCGACATGGGTGCCGGGCTTGAGCATGTCGCCTCGGATGATGGGCTCCTCGGCCATTGTGGCGGCAAGGATGATGTCGGCCCCGGCATGGGCGGCCGCCACATCCGTACAAGGCACAACCGGCAGGCCCCTGCCGGACAGGTCGCTGGCGAGGGCTTCGGCCTTTTCCATGGTCCGGTTCCAGACCTGTACCTCGTCAATGCCGGGACAGACGGCGAGCGCCGCCTCGATGACATAGGGCGCTAGTGCGCCTGCGCCCATCATCACCAGTTTCTTCGCGTCCGGACGGGCCAGCAGGCGTATGCCGAGAGCGGTGTCGGCAGCCGTCTTGCGGAAGATCAATGCCTCCCCGTCGATCAGCGTTTGCGGTTTGCCTGTGGCGGGGTCGAAGATGATGTAGATCGACCCCACCGTGGACACACCATGCCGTTCCATGTTCTTCGGAAAGGACGTGACGAGTTTGACGCCGAGTGCCTCGTCCTTCTCCCACGCCGGGGCGATGGTCATGAAATCCGGCTGGCCGTCGTCACGAGACTGCCAAAGGCGGAGCTGACCGGTCTTCGGCTTTTCACGCCTATGTGCGGCTTCGAGCGCGTCGATCAGGGTCAGCCATGGGGCTCGGGCGTGGACTTCGTCGAAGTCGATATAGGGCAGGGCGCTCATGCGGCCGTCTCCGCCAGGCCTGAAACGGAGTGAAAATGCTCGGCGACGAAAGCGCGGTAGGCGGCGACTTCCTCGCCGATGCGGGCGTCGTCCCACCCGAGGATGTCGGCCACTTCCCGTGCCACGGCCTCTGCATGCGGCAGGCCGAGATCCACCTGCCATCCAAGGTTCACCCTGCGGAACATCAGGTCGAGCAGGGTATGGACATGCTCGCGCTCGGCCGCTGCGCGCAGGCTCACAATCGGTACACCGCCGATCGTGGGGCCGTCATCAACCGGCAGTAGCTGCGCGCCCGGATCAAGCTTGCCCGGCGTGCCCGTGGCCTTGCAACGTGCCGAAACCCATTTCGCAATGCTGCGTCCGGCATGACGGTGCACCATGATCGGCGTGCCGGTGATGGTGATGGCGTTCTCGAGGCCTTCCTTGGCGAGGTCGTGTATCGTGAAGGATTTGACACCATCGCTGGTCTGGTCATCGGTTCGAGGACGCACGCCGCACCACGCATAGCGGACATCTTTGCGGGACAGGTTGACTTCCGGGAAGACGCGGTTGGCCTCGCCCAACAGGTAATCGACCTCCTCGGGC from the Roseovarius indicus genome contains:
- a CDS encoding homocysteine S-methyltransferase family protein, which gives rise to MLTDSGLETTLIFHDGLDLPAFAAYPLMETPEGRETLTRYYRRHISIAADHGTGFVLEAPTWRASRDWGAQLGHSPEDLARINRAAIGFLSDLRGAAGSVRPMVISGNIGPRGDGYRPDSAMTAAEAERYHAEQIGWFAQTDVDMVTAVTLSTVAEGVGVIRAAKKVGLPVVVAYTVETDGHLPDGTPLGRAFEETDARTDCAAAYFMVNCAHPDHFRDALEAGSGWLKRIGGVRANASRLSHAELDEAEELDAGNPAELGRDYARLRRLLPNLKVLGGCCGTDHRHVEAIADCCAASHAE
- a CDS encoding AAA family ATPase → MLAGLLAVARRRTMSRQRLAALLWEDSDGEQARVSLRQALAQIRRAAGDGWIEAEGDDLRLGPGVATDLDAFHDALARNDPAEAVRLYRGPFLEGLEANTSDLAQALAEHRARLATLVTDALSQELERMGDSPDAAALAHRLLGHDPLNEAAHRRLMKLDAARGMRGAVRSRFNDLEAALRRNLGTAPAPETRALYDRLRRGGGVASQAPGPEAMDAAGGAHTPDTTLLLLCMEADGTPDFDLLRETACANGAVELEARPGEVAFVFTGRPLHDVANTALKLAADAGPNLSFGLTAPETADPATSRAFLQARRVAAMAEPGDILVVADLAPRLGLAVEIGQRAVSLQRGATRKRPDLPIIGRDTELAQIKAATSAAQIAGSGLTIHLSGEAGIGKSRLAAEIARSGRQSGMRIAVAGFDAFSPGSRHLAQRIMAALPELPRPEELPSIDRAVWSWLCDAEIGNEVELRLSALSPESQQARIVDVLAAALTRAAQPSGLLIVIEDCHWRPMGAGDFILELVKKLQNSPAVVLLTERPGPRSLDRRLAVRGLSALVRVTLPPLPEAVARDLVRAVAPGNNAPEAAIERAAGHPLFLIRLLEANWTDGALPTSVAELVQEQVERLPEAERGGLRQAAILGASFDPADAAAIFPETARLRPSGDLLHETEAGLAFGHDLVHLAIYEAIPEDTRQDWHARAAAYFRGGDPLRWADHALRAADDADAGHAAVAAANAMVTARRFSAAFPYIEKGLARDGDPEAHAELHSCRASIRRTRGDMAGALEDYRTAHALATRAETRVAMLTRQALVLHRLGQGDEADLALDAAEEIADSIGLAGPVRAEIHEQRGNRAFVRGDHAACMAHHTAALAAAEIAGDPRGIARGHGGIGDAAYAAGRFTTAYGHFTKAIETAERAGLGLVREEYMFMRAFSLFFADPGPQAFLLADVAVDSAVQCGAARTELIAREIRAEMRTANGDLIGLEEDLVAISKLATARGETRFMKDVQTLYAYLHMRRGDLRTAREYIEPLLEDACSDAYIGGKILGLAALLAEDRDTRDDWIAKGRECLARGSLAHSVFWYHASVLERAVMDGDKALAREEIDAMFAFAAKEPIGIMSLYIRTAELLLWPSSDADRQTHADVVRAACLEDCAQILLRPERDYARP
- a CDS encoding ornithine cyclodeaminase family protein; this encodes MSALPYIDFDEVHARAPWLTLIDALEAAHRREKPKTGQLRLWQSRDDGQPDFMTIAPAWEKDEALGVKLVTSFPKNMERHGVSTVGSIYIIFDPATGKPQTLIDGEALIFRKTAADTALGIRLLARPDAKKLVMMGAGALAPYVIEAALAVCPGIDEVQVWNRTMEKAEALASDLSGRGLPVVPCTDVAAAHAGADIILAATMAEEPIIRGDMLKPGTHVGLIGSFRPEMREGDDTLLTRAKLYVDDPSAIEKSGDFTQAIEAGVITREDVLGDLYDLCQGRCALPGPDDISMFKNAGASQLDLMTAQVITAHAIEG